The nucleotide sequence GGCAATTGATGGTCGACACCCTGGCAGCCGAAGCCCCGTGGTGGACGCCGGGCCAGGGCCATGGCTACGAGGCGATCACCTACGGCTGGCTGGTCGGCGAATTGCTGCGCCGCGCCGATGGGCGTGGGCCGGGTGAGTCCATTGTGGCGCGGGTGGCACGGCCGCTGGGGCTGGACTTCCACGTGGGCCTGGCCGACGAAGAGTTTTATCGTGTTGCACATATAGCGCGCAGCAAAGGCAATATGGGCGATGAAGCCGCGCAGCGTTTACTGCAAGTAATGATGCGCGAGCCCACCGCCATGACGACGCGGGCATTTGCCAACCCGCCGTCTATTCTCACCAGTACTAATAAACCTGAATGGCGACGCATGCAGCAGCCGGCGGCAAATGGTCACGGTAATGCGCGTAGTCTGGCGGGTTTTTATAGTGGTTTGTTGGACGGTAGTTTGTTGGAAGCCGACATGCTCGAAGAATTGACCCGTGAACACAGTATCGGGCCGGATAAAACATTATTGACACAAACCCGCTTCGGGCTGGGCTGCATGTTGGATCAACCACAGTTGCCCAATGCTACATTTGGCCTTGGCGCCCGTGCGTTCGGGCATCCAGGCGCCGGCGGCTCGGTGGGTTTTGCCGATCCTGAGCATGATGTAGCGTTTGGTTTCGTGACTAATACATTGGGGCCTTATGTACTTATGGACCCACGGGCACAGAAGTTGGTCGGAATATTGGCCGGTTGTCTGTAAACCCCTTGCTGTTTCACATTTTTTTGTTACAAAGGCAACTATAAGAAGGCGCTGAACGAAATGATGTAACTTTAATGTTCTGTAAGCGTCTGTTTAACGGGTCATCGAGACCCCCGTTTCTTTTCTCATTTTGTGGATATCTCATGTTATCGAACAAGTCCTTGGCACTGGCGCTTTGCCTCACTATTACCGGTTGCGCACAAACTCCACAAAATGATGCCGAGGGTGGGCATTGGTGGTCATTTGGATCGGATAAGGCCACGACCAAGGACGCAGTGACCCAAACCGACGCCAAGCCGGACGCCAAGCCCGCTGCCGGCGCCAAGCCTGCCGCACCTGTAGCCGCTGCTGCTGCTGCGCCTGTCGCCTCCGCGCCAGCGCCGGCCGCCAAGGCTGACACCGGTTCCAGCTGGTGGCCGTTCTCCTCCAAGAGCGCCGACGAGAAGGCCGCTGATGCCAAGGCTGACCTGAAAGCCGACCTCAAGGCCGCGACCCCGGCTCCAGACGCCGCGCCTGCCGTCGCCAAGACCGACAGCGAAACTCACTGGTGGTGGCCGTTCGAAAGCAAACCCAAGCCATTGGCCAAGGTCGACGTGACCAATGTGCCGATGCCTGACCCGAAAATCACCCAGGCCTGGTTGGACGACTATGAGCCGCGCCTGCGCGCCGCCATCAAGGACAGCAACCTGCAGCTGGAACGTCGCGATAACGTACTCGTGGTGATTGCTCCGGTAGACGGCTCCTACAACCCGAAACGCCCGGCGATGCTGCTGCCGGTTACCCTGGGGCCGTTCACTCGCGTCGCCAAGGCGGTGGAAGCCGATCCAAAAACTGCCGTGCTGGTGCTGGGTCACGTGGATGCCACCGGTACCGCGCCTGCCAGCCAGGCGTTGACCAAGGAACGTG is from Pseudomonas marginalis and encodes:
- a CDS encoding OmpA family protein is translated as MLSNKSLALALCLTITGCAQTPQNDAEGGHWWSFGSDKATTKDAVTQTDAKPDAKPAAGAKPAAPVAAAAAAPVASAPAPAAKADTGSSWWPFSSKSADEKAADAKADLKADLKAATPAPDAAPAVAKTDSETHWWWPFESKPKPLAKVDVTNVPMPDPKITQAWLDDYEPRLRAAIKDSNLQLERRDNVLVVIAPVDGSYNPKRPAMLLPVTLGPFTRVAKAVEADPKTAVLVLGHVDATGTAPASQALTKERAQSIASIFSLSGLKQDRLMLRGMGDLMPRAANDSTQGRALNRRMEIMFTQRTTMLALLSKYQSGKTPPVAEMVAVQNVPAPAPAAKAPAKKAPAAKKAAAKPAAKKAPAKPAAKKPAPAKAKAAAPAANDQAKN
- a CDS encoding serine hydrolase domain-containing protein, with translation MQVQGHYELQFEAVREAFAALFDDPQERGAGLCIQVGGETVVDLWAGTADKDGTEAWHSDTLVNLFSCTKTFTAVTALQLVAEGKLQLDAPVARYWPEFAAAGKENITLRQLLCHQAGLPAIREMLPTEALYDWQLMVDTLAAEAPWWTPGQGHGYEAITYGWLVGELLRRADGRGPGESIVARVARPLGLDFHVGLADEEFYRVAHIARSKGNMGDEAAQRLLQVMMREPTAMTTRAFANPPSILTSTNKPEWRRMQQPAANGHGNARSLAGFYSGLLDGSLLEADMLEELTREHSIGPDKTLLTQTRFGLGCMLDQPQLPNATFGLGARAFGHPGAGGSVGFADPEHDVAFGFVTNTLGPYVLMDPRAQKLVGILAGCL